DNA from Chloroflexota bacterium:
TTTCGCGAGCACGATAGAGATTCGCGGCACCGGCTTCAAAACGAGATAGTACAGCGTTTTGTCTTCCAGTTCGTTGCCGAAGGCTGCGGTTGCTAACGTCATCGTCACGATTGGCATGATGCCGCCTGTGATCATAGCGTCAATGATGACGCCAACGAACTCGCCGTGGAAGCCAATATTGCCCTCACCGAGGAGCCTGATAAGAAGCACCAGTAACGACGGCAGCGCAGCGAGAATTAGAATTACAAGCACACGCCACCTGCCGAGAAGCTGCTTGAGCGAGAGCAGAAATATCTCCGCCATCTAACCCTCCACAATGTAACTGAAGACGCTCTCAAGCGAATCGTCCAGTGGCTCCACACGCTCGAGGCGAATGCCGCGGTCCTTGGCGATGTGGGCGAGCGACCGTTGCAGCACCGCCACGTTTGTGCTCAGGACGATCACTTCGTTGTCTCCACCCAGCGAGACCGATTCAATACTTTCCAACTCAATGAGTGCCGCCGCCATAGCGCGAGGGTCGTTAGAGACAATGCGTACAGCATAGGGCTGCTCGTCAAGCTTCGCCCGAATCGCACGGTAGTCGCCGGAGGCTGCCAACTTGCCGCTCACCATGAGGAGAATGCGGTCGGCAAGCGTTTCAACCTCCTCAAGTATGTGAGATGAGATGAGAATCGTCCGCCCTTCGTCGGCGAGATGGCGCATGAGATCGTGAAACTCAATGCGCTGGCGCGGATCCGTGCCGTTCAATGGCTCGTCGAGGATGATTGCCTGCGGCTCGTGTACGATAGCTGCTGCCAGTCGCATGCGTTGGCGCATGCCGCGCGAGTACGTCCCGAGCGGCCGGTGTTGGGCGTCGGCCAGACCGACCCGCTCGATTGCCTGCGCGGTTGCCTCCGCGGTGGCGGTGACACCGTGCAGCTTGGCGGAGAAGTCTACAAACTGCTTGCCGGATTGAAAGCCATACACGGCTTCGTGTTCCGACATAACCCCAACACGCCGAAAGAGGTTGGGATTATTGCGCGGCGTTTCGCCAAAGATAGTTACGGTGCCGTCCGACGGTGCGGCCAGCCCCTCCATCATCTTGAGGAGTGTCGTTTTGCCGGCGCCGTTTGGGCCCAGCAATCCGGTTATACCTGGTGTAATCGAGAGTGAAACATCGTTGACGGCCACCACGCTGCCAAACCATTTGGAGACGTTTTCCACAGCGATGACGGGAACAGCAGACTCGTTCATATCTTTATGCTCCAGTACCGCCACAGCAACGCCGCGCCCGGCCCAACCACAAGCAGTCCGTACCAGGCGATGGGAACGGCTAGTGGTAATTCAGCGGCAAGTTGTGCGAAGTCGTCCGATTCATCGTCGTCGAAAATCAGGTCGCCCAGGTGCGTGGGTGCGCGGCCGACGTCGAGCAGCACGAACCACTTGGCGTATTCACCGGTGAACCGCCGGCACTCGACTGAGAAGGCGGCTTCCCCGCCCCGTCTTGGTCCTGTGCGGACGGCAAGTGGTTCCTCTTCAACCACCGCGCTGTTACTTGCATCCAGAGGCCGGACAGGCGAACAATCCTCAAACGTTAGCAGTCCTGACATGGGTGTGGTGATCACAAAGAGCGCGATGACGAAGGCTGCCGCGTAGGCCCGACGTTCGGTGAAGGCAGACACTGCCATAGGGATGGTGGTGACGAACACGGCAATAATGGCGCCGGCGAGGATAAAGCGTGGGATGTCAAGCCAATTCTCGCGCAAGAATTCGCCGGGCGCCGGCGCCAGCAAGAGGTTGGCGGCGAGCACGATGACTTGCGACAACAAGGTCACCGCGAGCACGATCGTCAGAAAGGCTGACCAGCGCGCCAGCACGTAGTCGAAGGCTGTAAGCGGCCGTACCAGGTAGAGGGTCGTGACACTGTTGCGGCGATCTGGAATGAGCAATTCCGGCGCCATGATGGCCGAGAAGAGGAGCAGTAGGATGGCAAGGCCCTCGTAGAAGTCAGCGTGGCTGGCCTGTTGACCTATTCTGACCACTGCGGAGATAACCAGAAAGACCGTGGGCGGGGCGATGACGAACAACGTCATCAGCGCCGGTAGGATTTTCGCGCGTGCGCCGCGCCCCAGTCCGAGTGTCGTGCGAAAGCTGTTTACCCACAATGATTGAAAGGCCTGCGACCTGCCGCCCCGCGGGCCGTCGTAGTGTTGGTACCCGAGATCGTAGATTTCACCTTGGGCTTGGTTCACTCGGCGTTCCTCCGAAAGATGTCCGACAATTCGCCGCGGCTAGGCGCGAGTCTGCGCAAGCGGGCGCCAGACTCTGCAAGGGCGTCGCGGATAACGTCGAGCTGGTCGTCGTCGCGCAACATCACTACAACTGAAGCCCCGCTGATCCGCGTTTTCAGGCCGCTGCTTTGGAGCACAGTAACCAGTTCTTCCCTCCGGTCGTCCACATCTATGTAGAACGTCTCCGTCTCTTGGGTGAAGTCAGCAACATCGCCTTGTTCGATGATTGCTCCCCCTTCAATGACGATGATGCGGTCGCAGGTGCTTTCCACATCGCCCATGAGGTGCGAAGAGAGCATAAGATTGATGCCGAATTCCCGGCCGGTACGCCGCACGAGTTCCAGCATCTCTTCACGTCCGGCAGGATCAAGACCGGCCGTCGGTTCATCAAGCAACACCAGCACCGGGTCATGCACGAGAGCCTGTGCCAGCTTCACGCGCTGCTTCATGCCGGTCGAGTATTCCTTTATGTGGCGGTAACGCTCTTCATCCAGGCCCACGTGCCTGAGCATGTCCGCCGCGCGCGTGCGGGCATGCTTGAGCGGAATGCCGCTCACTTGCGCCATGTGACTGAGAAATTCAGATGCCGTGACGAAGTCGGGCAAGCAATCGTGCTCCGGCATGTATCCGAGGCGCGTGCGCACGGCGATGTTCTCGTAGGGTCTTTCTCCCAGCACGGTAGCCGCGCCCGCTGTAGGTTGGAGCAACCCCAGGAAGAGCTTCATGGCGGTGCTCTTGCCCGCGCCGTTGGGTCCCAGCAGGCCGGTAATGCCGTTGCTGACCCGCATGTCAACATCGTGCAGCGCGATAGTTTGGCCGTAATGCTTGGTGAGGCCTTGCGCTTCGATTAGGGGTTTGCCTACCGCCACCTCGTTCACGACTCCGTTCTTGCGTTTGGTTCTCTCATCTTGGAGAGTTGCGCGCTTTCATAATTCATGAACATATTGTTTAAGATAGTACACTTGATCTGTAGCAGAGTCAAGTAACACTGAATGCATTGTTCGAAACCTTGATAGGGAAATCAGATCTACTCTTGACACTGAATGGGCGGAAGCATCAAATTGCATACGTCAAGATGCTACTCCGGGAACGTGGGAGTTGACCGGACCTCGCAGTGCCCTTGGCGTCCTGTCATCCGGTGAGACCTCAAGAATCGCCGGAGTGGCAGCCTTAGCGTCGCGCGGGGGCTTGTCGCCGGCTCCCGGACCGGGAAGCGCACGTAAGACGTGATCCTATGCGCTTGGGCTGACTTGCACGTGCCAAGCGGTGAATTGGGACAAATTGATGGCCAGCCTACTGATACCAACTCGCCTGCATGTTGTAGAGTGCGGCATAGCGCCCGTTGGCCGCCATGAGTTCCTGATGGGTACCGCCCTCTATGATGGCGCCGTCTTCCAAGACAAGGATGTTGTCCGCCATGCGCACCGTAGAGAAACGGTGAGAGATGATGAGGGCAGTCTTGTCGGCTACCAACTCTCT
Protein-coding regions in this window:
- a CDS encoding ABC transporter ATP-binding protein codes for the protein MNESAVPVIAVENVSKWFGSVVAVNDVSLSITPGITGLLGPNGAGKTTLLKMMEGLAAPSDGTVTIFGETPRNNPNLFRRVGVMSEHEAVYGFQSGKQFVDFSAKLHGVTATAEATAQAIERVGLADAQHRPLGTYSRGMRQRMRLAAAIVHEPQAIILDEPLNGTDPRQRIEFHDLMRHLADEGRTILISSHILEEVETLADRILLMVSGKLAASGDYRAIRAKLDEQPYAVRIVSNDPRAMAAALIELESIESVSLGGDNEVIVLSTNVAVLQRSLAHIAKDRGIRLERVEPLDDSLESVFSYIVEG
- a CDS encoding ABC transporter ATP-binding protein, whose protein sequence is MNEVAVGKPLIEAQGLTKHYGQTIALHDVDMRVSNGITGLLGPNGAGKSTAMKLFLGLLQPTAGAATVLGERPYENIAVRTRLGYMPEHDCLPDFVTASEFLSHMAQVSGIPLKHARTRAADMLRHVGLDEERYRHIKEYSTGMKQRVKLAQALVHDPVLVLLDEPTAGLDPAGREEMLELVRRTGREFGINLMLSSHLMGDVESTCDRIIVIEGGAIIEQGDVADFTQETETFYIDVDDRREELVTVLQSSGLKTRISGASVVVMLRDDDQLDVIRDALAESGARLRRLAPSRGELSDIFRRNAE